From the genome of Streptomyces sp. NBC_01304:
GACCCCATGACGGAGCTGTCCCGCATCGAGGGCGACCTGTCCCGCTTCTCGATCAACCAGATGACGGTGAAGCAACTGCTCCTGCCCGAGCTGGTGGACGCCTGCCTGGAGCTGGGCATCCCCGGCATCGGCCTGTGGCGCGAGCCGGTCCAGGAGTACGGCGTGGTGTCCGCCGCCAAACTCCTGCGCGACATGGGCATCACGGTGACCACCCTGTGCCGCGGCGGGTTCTTCACGGCCATCGACCCGCACGCGCGCGTGGCCGCCATCGACGACAACAAGGCGGCCATCGACGAGGCGGCGACCCTGGGCACCGACACCCTGGTCCTGGTGTCGGGGGGCCTCCCGGAGGGCAGCCGCGACCTGTCCGGCGCCCGCGAGCGGGTCGGCGACGCCTTGGCCGAACTGGCCCCGTACGCGGCCGAGCGGGGCGTGCGCCTGGCCATCGAGCCCCTCCACCCGATGTTCGCGGCCGACCGCTGCGTGATCTCCACCCTGGCCCAGGCCCTCGACCTGGCGGACCGCTTCCCCGCCTCCCAGGTGGGCGTCTGCGTGGACTCGTACCACGTGTGGTGGGACGACCAGGCCCCCACCCAGATCGTCCGCGCCGCCGACGCGGGGCGTCTGCACGCGTTCCAACTCGCCGACTGGGTGACCCCGTTGCCCGAGGGCGTCCTTACCGGGCGCGGCCAGCTCGGCGACGGTGCGATCGACATGAGGGAGTGGCGCGGGTACGTGGATCAGCAGGGTTACACGGGGCCCATCGAGGTCGAGCTCTTCAACGAGGCGTTGTGGGCGCGGGACGGGCGCGAGGTCCTGCGGGAGACGGCGGAGCGCTTCGTGGCACACGCCTGCTGATTTCTCCCCGAAATCCCTCAAACGCCGGACGGGCTGATTTATCAGCCCGTCCGGCGTTTGAGGACAGTCTTTTGAAGCCGGCGGCAGCCTTACGGGAAGGGGCGGGGTGGGGACTACTTCTTTCCGCCACCCAAAATGCTGCCCAGGATCGCGCCCAGATCCAGCCCACCCGACTCGCCGGAGGCGGGCGCGGGCGCCGCGCCGGGTGCCGGGGCCGGAGCCCCCGCCTGAGCCGCGCCCGGGTTCTTAGCGCGCTTGTTCATCGCCGCGATGATCACCGGGATCAGCATCGCGATACCCGCCGCGATCTTCTCCGCGGGCAGCCCCGTCTTCTTGGCCACCGCTTCGGCGACCGGCTTGCTCATCTTCGCGAGCATGCCGGACATCATGGTGCCGCCGAGCATCCCGCCCAGGCCGCCGCCGAGCGCGGCCACACCCTGCAGCGGGGCATCGGCAGCGCCTGCGAAGGCCTGCTTGACCTCGTCGACGTCTTCGGGCGCGCCCGAAGCCTTCTCCTGGATGCCGGTGCTGAGCGCCGCGACGGTGTCGCCCACGAAGCCGCGAGCGGTCTCCGGGGTCGCGTCGGGGCCCAGGAGACCGGCGATCTCCTGGAGCTTGTCGTCGTTGAGCTCGTCCAGCACGTCCTGCTCGAGGGAATTCTCGCTCATGCCTGAAACGCTACGACCACCCGGCTATGTCGGCATTTCGGAGGCCCCCAGCAAGCTGCTGAAAATTACTCGGCGGAGTCGTACAACCCTTGCCGGGTGACGTGGGTCGTACTTGGCATCAGGACCGCCGGAGGGGGATCTGGGGGGATCGGGGGGTTCTGACACGGAGGGGGAAACCGAGGGGGTTCGGCCGACGGGCCGGGCCCCCTCGAAGTTTGTCCACAGCTTCACAGTCGTGCGTCCTCAGCCGCAGGCGACCGAGTTGTCCACAGGCCGCCCGCGCTGTCGGACCCGGGCGATAGCGTCGGATCATGTCGAACCCGACTGCGACCAATCAGGGGACCAACCCGGCCGTCCCCCAGCCGCGCCTCGCGGTGCTAGAGGGAGTCCTCGAGCGCATCACGTACGCCAACGAGGAGAACGGCTACACGGTCGCCCGAGTGGACACCGGAAGAGGCGCCGGCGACCTGCTCACCGTGGTCGGCTCGCTGCTCGGCGCCCAGGTGGGGGAGTCCCTGCGGATGGAGGGCCGCTGGGGCTCGCATGCGCAGTACGGCAAGCAGTTCACCGTGGAGAACTACACGACGGTCCTGCCCGCCACCGTCCAAGGCATCCGCCGCTATCTGGGATCAGGCCTGGTCAAAGGCATCGGGCCGGTCTTCGCCGACCGGATCACGCAGCACTTCGGCCTGGACACCCTCGACATCATCGAGCAGGAGCCGAAGCGCCTCATCGAGGTCCCCGGTCTCGGCCCCAAGCGGACCAAGAAGATCGCCGACGCCTGGGAGGAGCAGAAGGCGATCAAGGAGGTCATGCTCTTCCTGCAGTCGGTGGAGGTGTCGACCTCCATCGCCGTACGCACCTACAAGAAGTACGGCGACGCCTCGATCTCGATAGTGAAGAACGAGCCGTACCGCCTGGCCGCCGACGTCTGGGGCATCGGCTTCCTCACCGCCGACCGCATCGCCCAGTCCGTCGGCATCCCGCACGACAGCCCGGAGCGCGTGAAGGCCGGCCTGCAGTACGCGCTGTCGCAGTCCACCGACCAGGGCCACTGCTTCCTGCCCGAGGAGCAGCTGATCGCGGACTCCGTGAAGCTGCTGCAGGTCGACACCGGCCTGGTCATCGACTGCCTGGCCGAGCTCGCCACCGAGGAGGAGGGCGTCGTGCGCGAGCAGGTGCCCGGACCCGACGGAGGCGAGCCGGTCACCGCCGTCTACCTGGTGCCCTTCCACCGCGCCGAGCTCTCCCTCTCCGCACAGCTGCTGCGCCTCCTGCGCACCGCCGACGACCGCATGCCCGCCTTCCGGGACGTGGCCTGGGACAAGGCCCTCGCGTGGCTGAAGACCCGTACCGGCGCCGAGCTCGCCCCCGAGCAGGAGCAGGCGGTCCGCCTCGCCCTCACCCGGAAGGTCGCCGTCCTCACCGGCGGGCCCGGCTGCGGCAAGTCCTTCACGGTCCGCTCGATCGTCGAGCTGGCCCGCGCCAAGCACGCCAAGGTCGTCCTCGCCGCCCCCACGGGGCGGGCCGCCAAGCGCCTGGCCGAGCTCACCGGAGCCGATGCGTCCACCGTGCACCGCCTCCTGGAACTCAAGCCCGGCGGCGACGCGGCGTACGACCGGGACCGCCCCCTGGACGCCGACCTGGTGGTGGTGGACGAGGCCTCCATGCTGGATCTGCTTCTGGCCAACAAGCTGGTGAAGGCCGTGGCTCCCGGCGCCCACCTGCTCCTGGTCGGGGACGTCGACCAGCTGCCCAGCGTCGGCGCCGGAGAGGTGCTGCGGGACCTGCTCGCCGAGGGCAGCCCCGTCCCCGCCGTGCGGCTGACCCGGATCTTCCGCCAGGCACAGCAGTCGGGCGTCGTCACCAACGCCCACCGCATCAACTCCGGGCAGCATCCGCTCACTCAGGGCCTGGGGGACTTCTTCCTGTTCATCGAGGACGAGAACGAAGAGGCGGGGCGGCTCACCGTGGACGTGGCCGCCCGTCGGATTCCGGCCAAATTCGGGCTCGACCCCCGGCGCGACATCCAGGTGCTCGCCCCCATGCACCGCGGCCCGGCCGGCGCCGGCACGCTCAACGGCCTGCTGCAGCAGGCGATCACCCCCGCCTGCCCCGACCTGCCCGAGAAGAGATTCGGCGGCCGCACCTTCCGCGTCGGCGACAAGGTCACCCAGATCCGGAACAACTACGACAAGGGGAAGAACGGCGTCTTCAACGGCACGGTGGGCGTCGTCACCGCGCTGAACCTCGACGACCAGCGGCTGACCGTACTGACGGACGAGGACGAGGAGGTGCCGTACGACTTCGACGAACTGGACGAGCTGGCGCACGCGTACGCGGTCACCATCCACCGCTCGCAGGGCAGCGAGTACCCGGCCGTCGTGATCCCGGTCACCACCGGAGCCTGGATGATGCTCCAACGGAACTTGCTCTACACGGCGGTTACCCGCGCCAAGAAGCTGGTCGTCCTCGTCGGCTCGCGCAAGGCTGTAGGGCAGGCGGTGCGCACGGTTTCCGCGGGCAGACGCTGTACGGCCCTTGACCACAGGCTCCGTCACAACTGACGATTCGCCTGCGTGATCGTTGATCGATCATCCCGGTGGTAAACATCACGCAGGCCTTCCGGAACCGGGGCGAACGGGGCAGGATGAGCAGGCTGACGGCACTGAGTGCCGTCAATAGGCCCAATGGTCGACCCCGAGTGCACTCTGCTGGGCCAAGTGGGGGATGGTAGAGAACAGTCAGGGCACCTCGAAGAAGAGGCACTACGTCGGTGAGGGACGAGACGTGAGCGAGCACAACGACAACGCGGTTGTACTGCGGTACGGCGATGACGAATTCACCTACCCGGTGATCGACAGCACCGTCGGCGACAAGGGCTTCGACATCGGGAAGCTCCGTACCAACACCGGACTGGTGACCCTCGACAGCGGATATGGCAACACCGCCGCCTATAAATCCGCCGTCACCTATCTCGATGGCGAGAAGGGCATCCTCCGCTACCGCGGCTACCCGATCGAGCAGCTGGCCGAGCGCTCCACCTTCGTCGAGGTGGCGTACCTGCTGATCAACGGCGAGCTGCCGACGGTCGACGAGCTCGCGACGTTCCGCAACGAGATCACCCAGCACACGCTGCTGCACGAGGACGTCAAGCGCTTCTACGACGGCTTCCCGCGTGACGCGCACCCGATGGCGATGCTGTCCTCCGTGGTCAGCGCCCTGTCGACGTTCTACCAGGACAGCCACAACCCGTTCGACGAGAAGCAGCGCCACCTCTCGACGATCCGGCTGCTCGCGAAGCTTCCGACGATCGCCGCGTACGCGTACAAGAAGTCGATCGGCCACCCGGTGGTCTACCCGAGCAACAGCCTCGGGTACGTCGAGAACTTCCTGCGCATGACCTTCTCGGTGCCGGCCGCCGAGTACGAGCTGGACCCGGTCGTCGTCTCGGCGCTGGACAAGCTGCTGATCCTGCACGCCGACCACGAGCAGAACTGTTCGACCTCGACCGTGCGTCTGGTCGGCTCCTCGCAGGCCAACATGTTCGCGTCGATCTCCGCCGGCATCTCCGCGCTCTGGGGCCCGCTGCACGGCGGCGCCAACCAGTCGGTGCTCGAGATGCTCGAGGGCATCCGCGACTCGGGCAACGACGTGGACACCTTCATCCGCAAGGTGAAGAACAAGGAGGACGGCGTACGCCTGATGGGCTTCGGCCACCGGGTGTACAAGAACTTCGACCCGCGCGCGCAGATCATCAAGGCCGCCGCGCACGACGTTCTCTCCGCCCTCGGCAAGTCCGACGAGCTGCTCGACATCGCGCTCAAGCTGGAGGAGCACGCGCTGAACGACGACTACTTCGTCGAGCGCAAGCTCTACCCCAACGTGGACTTCTACACGGGCCTCATCTACCGCGCGATGGGCTTCCCGACCGAGATGTTCACCGTGCTCTTCGCGCTCGGCCGGCTGCCCGGCTGGATCGCCCAGTGGCACGAGATGATCAAGGAGCCGGGTTCCCGCATCGGCCGCCCGCGCCAGATCTACACGGGCGTCGTCGAGCGCGACTTCGTGCCGGTCGAGGCTCGCTAGCGCCTTCCGGCGTGGGGCGGGGTAAGGGTTTTTTCCTGGGGCTCCGCCCCAGACCCCGGTCCTCAAACGCCGGACGGCTCAGATACAGAGAAGCGCCCCGCTGCCAGTCCCCCCACGGGCCGGCAATACGGGGCGCTTCCCTTTGTCCCGGTGCGGATTCCCCCCACGGGATCCGGCCGGGCGTCTGCGGGTAGTGCACCTGAGGTGTTGCTTCGGGTCTTGCTGTACAGGTCCTGCTGCGTGTCTGCCGGGACGCGCATATACGGGAGGGCCGCTCAAAGCTCCCCGGTATACGTGCCCCGGCCAACGCGGTTCGAGGACATCCCCCAAGACGTCCTCAAATGTCTGGAACGCCCCCCAAGGCGTCCCAGCCATCGCACTCTTAGACCCGCGAGCCATGCAAATGGTTACGTTCGGATCTCTGTGATCTACGTCTCTTGCATTTGTCCTCTACGTGCGCAAGGGCCCCGAATTGATGAACGAGGCCCAAGCGTAAGGGAGTTGTGGGGACGATGTGAAGGTCTCTCTTACCTGAAAGTTCGCAGTCGGAGACTGTTGGTCACGACAAACACCGATGAAAAGGCCATAGCGGCACCGGCGATCATCGGATTGAGGAGCCCGGCGGCGGCCAGCGGCAGCGCGGCGACGTTGTAGCCGAACGCCCAGCAGAGATTTCCCTTGATCGTGGCCAGCGTCCGCCGGGCCAATCGGATCGCATCGGCGGCGACCCGGAGGTCGCCGCGGACCAGCGTCAGGTCCCCGGCCTCGATCGCCGCGTCCGTGCCGGTCCCCATGGCCAGGCCCAGATCGGCGGTGGCAAGGGCGGCCGCGTCGTTCACGCCGTCCCCGACCATCGCGACGACCCGCCCCTCGGTGCGCAGCCGCTCCACCACCGCGACCTTGTCCTGCGGCAGCGCCTCCGCGTGCACATCGGCGGCGTCGATGCCGACCTCGGCCGCCACCGCCTCGGCCACCGCCCGGTTGTCGCCGGTGAGCAGCACCGGCCGCAGCCCGAGCGCCCGCAGCTCGCGCACCGCCTGCGCGCTGGTCTCCTTCACCGCGTCGGCGACCGTGAGCACACCCCGCGCGGCCCCGTCCCAGGCGACCACCACGGCCGTACGTCCCTGGGCTTCGGCCGCCTCCTTGGCGTGGCCGAGCGCGGCGGGCAGCTCGATGCCCGCCTCGGTGAGCAGCCGCTCCCGTCCGACGAGCACCGCGTGCCCGGCCACCGTGCCGCGCACGCCGAGCCCCGCGACATTCACGAAGTCCGAGACACCTTCGAAGTGATCGACGCCCGTGGAGCCCTGGGCGGTACCGTCCACCGCCGCCAGGCGCTCCGCGGCCCCCTCGGTGACCGCCCGGGCCACGGGGTGCTCAGAGGCGTGTTCCAGGGCCCCGGCGAGGCGCAGGAGTCGGTGCTCCTGGACGCCTTCGGCGACGTACACCTCATGAAGTCGCATCACTCCGGAGGTGACGGTCCCGGTCTTGTCCAAAACCACAGTGTCCACGCGCCGCGTCGACTCCAGGACCTCCGGTCCCTTGATCAGGATGCCGAGTTGGGCGCCGCGCCCGGTGCCGACCATGAGCGCGGTGGGCGTGGCCAGGCCGAGGGCGCAGGGGCAGGCGATGATCAGGACGGCGACCGCGGCGGTGAAGGCGGCGGTCGGGCCCGAGCCGTTGCCGAGCCAGAAGCCGAGGGTGGCGAGGGCGAGGCCGATCACGACCGGGACGAACACGGCGGAGATCTTGTCGGCGAGCCGCTGCACCTGCGCCTTGCCGGTCTGCGCGTCCTCGACGAGCTTGGCGATGCGGGCCAGTCGGGTGTCGGCGCCGACCCGGGTCGCGGCCACCACGAGGCGGCCCGAGGTGTTCAGGCAGCCGCCGGTGACCGTGTCCCCCGCGCCGACGTCGACCGGTACGGACTCGCCGGTGAGCATCGAGGCGTCGACGGCGGACCGGCCCTCAAGGACGGTCCCGTCGGTCGCGATCTTCTCGCCGGGGCGCACGACGAAGTGGTCGCCGACCGCCAAGGTGCCGATGGGAACGCGCACTTCCGTGCCCGAGCGAAGCACCGCGACGTCCTTGGCGCCCAGATCGAGCAGCGCCCGCAGCGCCGCGCCGGCCTTCCGCTTGGAGCGGGCCTCCAGGTAACGGCCGAGCAGGATGAAGCTGATGACCCCGGCCGCGACCTCCAGATAGATCGTCGAGGAGCCCTCGGTACGCGAGACGGTGAGGTCGAAGCCGTGCCGCATCCCGGGCATCCCCGCGTCCCCGAAGAACAGCGCCCACAGCGACCACCCGAAGGCCGCGAGCGTGCCGACCGAGACGAGGGTGTCCATGGTGGCGGCGGCATGGCGCGCATTGGTCCAGGCGGCGCGGTGGAAGGGCAGCCCGCCCCAGACGACGACCGGGGCGGCGAGGGTGAGCGAGAGCCACTGCCAGTTGTCGAACTGCAGGGCCGGGACCATCGCCATCAGGACGACGGGCAGCGCGAGCAGCGCCGACACGGTCAGGCGCTGCCGCAGCGCGTCGGCCTCCAGGTCGGTGGTGTCCGGCAGGGGAGGGGCCGCACCCGTGGCCTCGGGCGGCGCCGGCACGATCTCCTCGGCCGTGTACCCCAGTTTCTCGACCGTCCCGATCAGGTCCGCGACCTCGACCCCGGCGGCGTACGACACCTTCGCCTTCTCGGTGGCGAGATTGACCGAAGCGGTCACGCCCTCCAGGCGGTTGAGCTTCTTCTCGATGCGGGCCGAGCAGGAGGCGCAGGTCATCCCGCCGATGGAGAGCTCGACCTCGGAACTGTCCACGGTCGGTATGGGTGGAGTCGCCGTAGGGGGCATGGGGTCTTCCTGAGAACGGAACGGGGGATGCGGCGCCGGCAGGCGCCGCATCCCCGGATGCGGAAGTGGTGCTCAGGCGCGGCCGGTGAGCTCGTAGCCCGCCTCGTCCACGGCGGCGCGCACGGCCTCGTCGTCGAGCTCGGCCTCGGAGATCACGGTGACCTGGCCGGTGGAGGCGACGGCCTTCACCGAGGTCACGCCGGCGATCTCGGAGATCTCGCTCGACACGGCACCCTCGCAGTGACCGCAGGTCATCCCGGTGACCTGGTACACCGTGGTCACGGCGCCCGCCTTCGCCTCGGCCTTGTCGCTGTGGCAGGAGCCGGTCGGGGAGCAGCAGGAGCCGGTGGTCTCGGCCTGGGGGAGCTCGGTCTGGGCGGTCATGTCGTTCTCCTGTCGAGGGCGTACGTAGACAGTCTGATGAAGACGTGGCATGAGGGGAAAACCGGGGCGTCCGGTGCTCCCTCATGGACCTACCGTATACCCCTAGGGGGTACGTTTCCAAGTGGGGTCGCGATGGGCGAGCGAGCGCGCCCAGGCGAGGCCGATCAGCGAGACCAGGACCATGCCCCCCACCGAGAAGAGCGTGAAGAGGTGCTTCTGCTGGTCAGTGGGCTGCGGCAGATATCCCTGGGCGAAGAGCGAGCGGTCCAGATCGCTGGTCGTGAGCATCGCGACGAGCCAGAGCGCGATGCCGTGCGTCGAGTCCCACAGCGCGTGCAGCAGCGAGACGCCGAGATACGTCCCGATCACCGGCCCCGCGAACCTGAACCGGCCGTCCGGCCGCCGGAAGGACAGCAGTACGGCGCCCGAGATCGCCGTCCACAGCCCGTGCCCGAAGGGCGCGAGCACCCCGCGCAGCATCTCCGTCTGCAGCAGCGAACGCAGATCGATGCCCTGCATGGTCACCGCGGCGTTGAAGGCGTACCCCGCGCTCTCGAACGCGGCGAACCCGAAGCCGACGGACGCGCCGAGCACCACACCCGCGCGCAGCCCGCGGATCTGCGGATAGCGGCGCAGGACCCACATCAGCGCGGCCAGCTTCACGGCCTCCTCGATCAGGCCGACGCCGACGTACAGCCAGAGCGAGGGATGCAGCAGGTAGTACTCCATCACCGAGGCGCCGAGCACCCCGAGGATCCCGCCGACCAGGAAGCAGCCGAGGATCATGCCGATGCTCAGGGTCTGGCTCCCCGCCCCCTGTGGATCGCTCCCGTGCCGTTCGTACGCCCACAGCACGAAGACGGCCGGCACCAGGAAGCTGCCGAGCAGGATGAGGGTCGGCAGCAGGGTGGTGTTCTTGGTGACGTACGTGATGACCGCGGTCAGCAGCCACAGGGCGAGGCCGCCCCACAGGCAGCGTCTCCACAGGCCGGGCGAGATCTGCAGGGGTGCGGGCGAGCTCACGGCAGGGGCCTCCCGAAGCGGCGATGGGGGGTGCGGTCAATTGGGCGGAATTGTCCGGAGCTTATGGTAGACAGCCGTTATGTCGCAGTCCGGGACGCTGATCCTGATCATGTCCATCGCGGTGATCGCCCCGCTGCTCGCCTATGGCATCGGCCGTTGGCTGCCGGTGCCGCTCGTCATCTTCGAGATCCTGCTCGGCATCGCCATCGGTCCCGACGTCCTCGGCTGGGCCCACCGCGACCAGGTCATCGACGCCCTCTCCCAACTGGGCCTGGCCATGCTGATCTTCCTGGCCGGGTACGAGATCCAGTTCGACAAGGTCCGCGGCGACACCCTGCGCCGCTCGGTCTGGGCCTGGCTGATCGCGCTCGCCCTGGGGCTTGGCATCGGCACGCTGCTCGCGGGCGGCGCGTACACCAAGGGCGTCTACATCGGCGTGGCCCTCACCAGCACCGCCCTCGGCACCGTGCTGCCCGTGCTGCGGGACGCGGGCGACCTGTCATCCCGCTTCGGGTCGGTGATGATGGCGTTCGGCGCGGTGGGCGAGTTCGGGCCGATCATCGCCATGGCGCTGCTCCTGAGCGGCCGTTCGCCGGGCAAGTCCACGGTCCTGCTCGCGCTCTTCGCGCTGCTGACCGCGGCGGCCGTGTTCTGGGCGCTGCGTCCGCGCCCGCCCTGGTTCTCGAACGTCATCGCCAAGACCCTGCACAGCAGCGCCCAGTTCGCGGTCCGCTTCGTGGTGCTCCTGCTCGCCCTGATGCTGGGCGCCTCGCAGTGGCTCGGCCTGGACGTGCTGCTAGGCGCGTTCGCGGCCGGCATGATCACGCGCCTTGTGCTGCAAGGCGCGGCGCCGGACAGTGCGGACGAGGTCCTCGCGAAGATCGAGGCGATGGGCTTCGGCTTCCTGGTCCCGCTGTTCTTCGTCGTCACGGGGATCGAGTTCGACCTGAAGTCGCTGCTTGAGGGTGGCCGGGCGCTGCTGCTGGTGCCGGTGTTCCTGCTGCTGTTCGTCGTCGTACGCGGGCTTCCGGTGTGGTTCCTGGCACCCCGTGACCTGGGCGTACGGGATCGCCGGGCGCTCACGTTGTACGCGTCCACGGCGTTGCCGCTGGTTGTCGCGATCACCACGATCGGGCTTGACGACGGGGCGTTGAAGTCGAGCGAGGCCGCTGCGTTGGTGGGGGCGGCGATGGTTTCGGTGCTGGTGTTTCCGCTGCTGGCCTTGAAGTTGCGGACGGCGGTGGGGGAGCGGGCTCGGCCTTCGGGGGCGGTGCGGAGTGAGGAGTCGTGGTGAGTTTTTCCCCTCCCCGCCCCTTCCCGAAATTCTGCGAAGCCTTCCGCCCTCCGGGCGGTGTCCTCAAACGCCGGACGGGCTGACTTTGTCAGGCCGTCCGCAGGACTTTCGGGAAGGGGCGGGGAGGGGAAAAAAGGCCTCAGCCCAGGACGGCAGTCACCTCGCGGCGGGCCGCATCCGACAACAGCGGGGCCCAGCCCGTGAACAGCTCAAGAAGTCCCGCCCCGTTCCGCTCGCGGAAGGACGCGTTCACCTTGGCCAGGTCGAGCTCATTGGCCACCGTCAGCTCCGCGAAGTCCCGCCGCTGCTGCAGCGAAGGCGTGAACGACTCACCCGTGAAGCGGTCCCGGAAGGTCACCGTGGACGCGTCCTCGGCCGCGAGCGAGGGATAGGACGCCTTGCGGTCACAGCTGGCGTAGAAGTACACGAGCTCCTCCACCTCCGTACCCACCGCGGCGGACAGCCGGTCGCGCTCGGAGAGTTCGAGGAGGACCAGCGGCAACCCGTCCGTGCCGTAGAAGGCGTGGCACAGGCCCGCGGTCGCCAGGACAGGTCGTGCGCCCCACTCGACGAGCAGCGCCTCGACGCGCTGCAGATGCGTCAGGAGCGTACCGCCGGAGTGCTTGGTGGTCTCGGCGCCGTACTCCTTGAGCAGGGATGTCGCGGGGGTGTCGTGGTCGGTCATGCCTCCATCATGCAGAGGTCCCCGCGCAGGGCGTGCGCGGGGACCGGGATATGGACGGCAAGGCTCATTCCTTGCGGCCCCGGTTGCCGGGCCGTCGGGCGACCCAGGCTCGAATGGTGTCCGCGAACCAGTACGGCTTGCCACCCTCGACGAGGTCCGGGGGAGGGAGCAGCCCGTGCTTGCGGTAGGAGCGCACCGTGTCCGGCTGGACCTTGATGTGTGCGGCGATCTCCTTGTACGACCAGAGCCGTCGGTCGGTCATG
Proteins encoded in this window:
- a CDS encoding sugar phosphate isomerase/epimerase family protein — translated: MTELSRIEGDLSRFSINQMTVKQLLLPELVDACLELGIPGIGLWREPVQEYGVVSAAKLLRDMGITVTTLCRGGFFTAIDPHARVAAIDDNKAAIDEAATLGTDTLVLVSGGLPEGSRDLSGARERVGDALAELAPYAAERGVRLAIEPLHPMFAADRCVISTLAQALDLADRFPASQVGVCVDSYHVWWDDQAPTQIVRAADAGRLHAFQLADWVTPLPEGVLTGRGQLGDGAIDMREWRGYVDQQGYTGPIEVELFNEALWARDGREVLRETAERFVAHAC
- a CDS encoding DUF937 domain-containing protein; amino-acid sequence: MSENSLEQDVLDELNDDKLQEIAGLLGPDATPETARGFVGDTVAALSTGIQEKASGAPEDVDEVKQAFAGAADAPLQGVAALGGGLGGMLGGTMMSGMLAKMSKPVAEAVAKKTGLPAEKIAAGIAMLIPVIIAAMNKRAKNPGAAQAGAPAPAPGAAPAPASGESGGLDLGAILGSILGGGKK
- the recD2 gene encoding SF1B family DNA helicase RecD2; translation: MSNPTATNQGTNPAVPQPRLAVLEGVLERITYANEENGYTVARVDTGRGAGDLLTVVGSLLGAQVGESLRMEGRWGSHAQYGKQFTVENYTTVLPATVQGIRRYLGSGLVKGIGPVFADRITQHFGLDTLDIIEQEPKRLIEVPGLGPKRTKKIADAWEEQKAIKEVMLFLQSVEVSTSIAVRTYKKYGDASISIVKNEPYRLAADVWGIGFLTADRIAQSVGIPHDSPERVKAGLQYALSQSTDQGHCFLPEEQLIADSVKLLQVDTGLVIDCLAELATEEEGVVREQVPGPDGGEPVTAVYLVPFHRAELSLSAQLLRLLRTADDRMPAFRDVAWDKALAWLKTRTGAELAPEQEQAVRLALTRKVAVLTGGPGCGKSFTVRSIVELARAKHAKVVLAAPTGRAAKRLAELTGADASTVHRLLELKPGGDAAYDRDRPLDADLVVVDEASMLDLLLANKLVKAVAPGAHLLLVGDVDQLPSVGAGEVLRDLLAEGSPVPAVRLTRIFRQAQQSGVVTNAHRINSGQHPLTQGLGDFFLFIEDENEEAGRLTVDVAARRIPAKFGLDPRRDIQVLAPMHRGPAGAGTLNGLLQQAITPACPDLPEKRFGGRTFRVGDKVTQIRNNYDKGKNGVFNGTVGVVTALNLDDQRLTVLTDEDEEVPYDFDELDELAHAYAVTIHRSQGSEYPAVVIPVTTGAWMMLQRNLLYTAVTRAKKLVVLVGSRKAVGQAVRTVSAGRRCTALDHRLRHN
- a CDS encoding citrate synthase, with product MSEHNDNAVVLRYGDDEFTYPVIDSTVGDKGFDIGKLRTNTGLVTLDSGYGNTAAYKSAVTYLDGEKGILRYRGYPIEQLAERSTFVEVAYLLINGELPTVDELATFRNEITQHTLLHEDVKRFYDGFPRDAHPMAMLSSVVSALSTFYQDSHNPFDEKQRHLSTIRLLAKLPTIAAYAYKKSIGHPVVYPSNSLGYVENFLRMTFSVPAAEYELDPVVVSALDKLLILHADHEQNCSTSTVRLVGSSQANMFASISAGISALWGPLHGGANQSVLEMLEGIRDSGNDVDTFIRKVKNKEDGVRLMGFGHRVYKNFDPRAQIIKAAAHDVLSALGKSDELLDIALKLEEHALNDDYFVERKLYPNVDFYTGLIYRAMGFPTEMFTVLFALGRLPGWIAQWHEMIKEPGSRIGRPRQIYTGVVERDFVPVEAR
- a CDS encoding heavy metal translocating P-type ATPase — translated: MPPTATPPIPTVDSSEVELSIGGMTCASCSARIEKKLNRLEGVTASVNLATEKAKVSYAAGVEVADLIGTVEKLGYTAEEIVPAPPEATGAAPPLPDTTDLEADALRQRLTVSALLALPVVLMAMVPALQFDNWQWLSLTLAAPVVVWGGLPFHRAAWTNARHAAATMDTLVSVGTLAAFGWSLWALFFGDAGMPGMRHGFDLTVSRTEGSSTIYLEVAAGVISFILLGRYLEARSKRKAGAALRALLDLGAKDVAVLRSGTEVRVPIGTLAVGDHFVVRPGEKIATDGTVLEGRSAVDASMLTGESVPVDVGAGDTVTGGCLNTSGRLVVAATRVGADTRLARIAKLVEDAQTGKAQVQRLADKISAVFVPVVIGLALATLGFWLGNGSGPTAAFTAAVAVLIIACPCALGLATPTALMVGTGRGAQLGILIKGPEVLESTRRVDTVVLDKTGTVTSGVMRLHEVYVAEGVQEHRLLRLAGALEHASEHPVARAVTEGAAERLAAVDGTAQGSTGVDHFEGVSDFVNVAGLGVRGTVAGHAVLVGRERLLTEAGIELPAALGHAKEAAEAQGRTAVVVAWDGAARGVLTVADAVKETSAQAVRELRALGLRPVLLTGDNRAVAEAVAAEVGIDAADVHAEALPQDKVAVVERLRTEGRVVAMVGDGVNDAAALATADLGLAMGTGTDAAIEAGDLTLVRGDLRVAADAIRLARRTLATIKGNLCWAFGYNVAALPLAAAGLLNPMIAGAAMAFSSVFVVTNSLRLRTFR
- a CDS encoding heavy-metal-associated domain-containing protein, with the translated sequence MTAQTELPQAETTGSCCSPTGSCHSDKAEAKAGAVTTVYQVTGMTCGHCEGAVSSEISEIAGVTSVKAVASTGQVTVISEAELDDEAVRAAVDEAGYELTGRA
- a CDS encoding PrsW family intramembrane metalloprotease, producing MSSPAPLQISPGLWRRCLWGGLALWLLTAVITYVTKNTTLLPTLILLGSFLVPAVFVLWAYERHGSDPQGAGSQTLSIGMILGCFLVGGILGVLGASVMEYYLLHPSLWLYVGVGLIEEAVKLAALMWVLRRYPQIRGLRAGVVLGASVGFGFAAFESAGYAFNAAVTMQGIDLRSLLQTEMLRGVLAPFGHGLWTAISGAVLLSFRRPDGRFRFAGPVIGTYLGVSLLHALWDSTHGIALWLVAMLTTSDLDRSLFAQGYLPQPTDQQKHLFTLFSVGGMVLVSLIGLAWARSLAHRDPTWKRTP
- a CDS encoding cation:proton antiporter; the encoded protein is MSQSGTLILIMSIAVIAPLLAYGIGRWLPVPLVIFEILLGIAIGPDVLGWAHRDQVIDALSQLGLAMLIFLAGYEIQFDKVRGDTLRRSVWAWLIALALGLGIGTLLAGGAYTKGVYIGVALTSTALGTVLPVLRDAGDLSSRFGSVMMAFGAVGEFGPIIAMALLLSGRSPGKSTVLLALFALLTAAAVFWALRPRPPWFSNVIAKTLHSSAQFAVRFVVLLLALMLGASQWLGLDVLLGAFAAGMITRLVLQGAAPDSADEVLAKIEAMGFGFLVPLFFVVTGIEFDLKSLLEGGRALLLVPVFLLLFVVVRGLPVWFLAPRDLGVRDRRALTLYASTALPLVVAITTIGLDDGALKSSEAAALVGAAMVSVLVFPLLALKLRTAVGERARPSGAVRSEESW